The proteins below come from a single Leptotrichia sp. oral taxon 223 genomic window:
- a CDS encoding NAD(P)-dependent oxidoreductase — protein sequence MKSKAVGKLVIENNGKYIEAPVSGSVGAATAGVLLILVGGNEADTKDLYSIFDILGSKTYYFGELGKATGAKLVLNSLLGIFGEAYSEVLLLAQNFGIDTETIVNAISDSRMSSPLFQEKKDMLTNREYPAAFMLKHMTKDLKLSNEEIENRKLSLPLIEDTTKNYSEALEQGYGEQDMAAIFEILNKKND from the coding sequence CTGAAAAGTAAAGCTGTAGGAAAACTTGTTATTGAAAATAATGGAAAATATATTGAAGCACCAGTATCTGGATCAGTAGGAGCTGCTACTGCTGGAGTTCTATTAATATTAGTTGGAGGAAATGAAGCTGATACCAAAGATTTATATTCAATTTTTGATATTTTAGGAAGTAAAACATATTATTTTGGAGAATTAGGAAAAGCAACTGGAGCAAAATTAGTATTAAATTCTTTACTTGGAATATTTGGAGAAGCTTATAGTGAAGTGTTATTATTAGCACAAAATTTTGGAATAGATACAGAAACTATTGTAAATGCTATTTCAGATTCTAGAATGAGTTCACCACTATTTCAAGAAAAAAAAGATATGCTTACAAACAGAGAATATCCTGCGGCATTTATGTTAAAACATATGACAAAAGACTTAAAATTATCAAATGAAGAAATTGAAAATAGAAAATTATCATTACCGTTAATTGAAGATACAACTAAAAATTATTCAGAAGCTTTAGAACAAGGGTATGGAGAACAAGATATGGCGGCTATTTTTGAAATTTTGAATAAGAAAAATGATTAA
- a CDS encoding NRAMP family divalent metal transporter, whose amino-acid sequence MATTYSNWYHKFKAFGPGILMASAAIGGSHIVASTQAGALYGWQLAIIVILVNIFKYPFFRFGTQYTLERKHSLIEGYEEKGKIYLWVFFIMNIFSAVINVAAIGILTAAILANILKLTFLSNLTPAAMASMINMLTTIVLVGSLAMLVFGGYKLLDSSSKFIVISLTVATIVAVIIALFKQHPMAPGFVVQSPWKLTALPFIVSLMGWMPAPIEISAINSMWTVKKRQEMKVPRKIAMLDFNVGYFVTTILAFVFLALGALIQYGTGTAIKGASAAYIAQFIQMYSSVIGSWSGLLIAFIAFMCIFGTTITVVDGYSRANAECLRLIMKQEEVKTSHFNIWMTLTVAVAMIIVFFFTGNVAKMMNFAMIFSFVSAPVYSYLNFSLVKDNNRLPVWLWFLSVAGIVYLTGFTIFFLVYLSGILK is encoded by the coding sequence ATGGCAACTACTTACTCAAACTGGTATCACAAGTTTAAAGCCTTCGGACCTGGTATTCTTATGGCGTCGGCAGCTATTGGAGGTTCTCATATTGTGGCATCTACGCAAGCGGGTGCATTATATGGGTGGCAATTGGCAATTATTGTTATTTTAGTTAATATTTTTAAATATCCATTTTTCCGTTTCGGGACACAATATACGTTGGAACGTAAACATTCATTAATTGAAGGATATGAAGAAAAAGGGAAAATCTATCTTTGGGTATTCTTTATTATGAATATATTTTCTGCAGTTATTAACGTAGCGGCAATTGGTATTCTGACAGCGGCAATTTTGGCAAATATCTTAAAATTGACATTTTTAAGCAACCTTACTCCAGCGGCGATGGCTTCAATGATTAACATGCTTACTACAATTGTTCTTGTAGGTTCACTTGCAATGCTGGTATTTGGAGGTTATAAACTGTTGGACAGTTCTTCAAAATTTATCGTTATTTCATTGACAGTTGCAACAATTGTCGCAGTTATTATTGCATTATTTAAACAACATCCTATGGCACCTGGTTTTGTTGTCCAATCTCCTTGGAAACTGACAGCACTGCCGTTTATAGTATCGTTAATGGGATGGATGCCTGCACCAATTGAAATTTCGGCAATTAATTCGATGTGGACAGTTAAAAAGCGTCAGGAAATGAAAGTGCCACGTAAAATTGCAATGCTTGACTTTAACGTAGGTTATTTTGTTACGACAATATTAGCTTTTGTATTCTTGGCACTCGGGGCATTGATTCAATATGGAACAGGAACAGCGATTAAAGGGGCAAGTGCAGCTTACATTGCCCAGTTTATTCAAATGTACTCAAGCGTTATCGGAAGCTGGTCAGGACTTCTTATTGCATTTATAGCATTTATGTGTATCTTTGGTACGACAATCACAGTTGTAGACGGTTATTCACGTGCCAATGCAGAATGTCTTAGATTAATTATGAAACAAGAGGAAGTTAAAACATCACATTTTAATATATGGATGACGTTAACAGTGGCTGTGGCAATGATTATAGTATTCTTTTTTACTGGAAACGTGGCAAAAATGATGAATTTTGCAATGATATTCTCATTTGTTTCAGCTCCTGTATACTCGTATCTTAACTTCTCACTTGTTAAAGATAACAACAGATTACCTGTCTGGCTGTGGTTCTTATCAGTGGCAGGAATTGTATATTTAACAGGGTTTACAATATTTTTCCTTGTTTATTTATCTGGGATTTTGAAATAA
- a CDS encoding Nif3-like dinuclear metal center hexameric protein, whose amino-acid sequence MKLWEIMGELQTIFSPKIAEDWDNVGLLIGDNTKEVNKVLFCLDVTQKAVQKAIDKNVDLIISHHPVIFSGLKRITNETAHGRKLLKLIENKIAVYSIHTNSDFAINGLNDFIMDKLNLDGEKVIFNECKFDDYNSIKNKMERVHGGLARIKILNEEMKLEDLLERIKDSLGISYVRYVGNKDAYVRKIGLVTGGGSSFMYDIADKIDVFLTGDLRYHEALDALEDGRILVDVGHFESEYLFVDMMEQEMSKFFDGEMIRHFEDEVFKLG is encoded by the coding sequence ATGAAACTATGGGAAATAATGGGAGAATTACAGACAATTTTCAGTCCAAAAATTGCAGAGGATTGGGATAATGTGGGACTTTTAATAGGAGATAACACAAAGGAAGTGAATAAAGTGCTGTTTTGTCTGGATGTTACGCAAAAGGCTGTACAAAAGGCGATAGACAAAAATGTTGACTTAATAATCTCACATCATCCGGTAATTTTTTCAGGATTGAAACGAATTACAAATGAAACCGCACATGGAAGGAAACTTTTAAAATTAATTGAGAATAAAATAGCAGTTTATTCGATTCATACAAATTCAGATTTCGCAATTAATGGATTAAATGACTTTATAATGGATAAATTGAATCTGGATGGGGAAAAAGTAATTTTTAATGAATGCAAATTTGATGATTATAACTCAATAAAAAACAAAATGGAGCGTGTACATGGTGGACTTGCCAGAATCAAAATATTGAATGAAGAAATGAAACTCGAAGATTTGCTTGAAAGAATAAAGGATTCACTTGGAATAAGCTATGTAAGGTATGTTGGGAATAAAGATGCATATGTACGAAAAATTGGACTTGTTACAGGTGGTGGAAGTTCGTTTATGTATGATATTGCTGATAAAATTGATGTGTTTTTGACAGGAGACTTGAGATACCATGAGGCTTTGGACGCTTTGGAAGATGGACGGATTCTGGTTGATGTGGGACACTTTGAAAGTGAATATTTGTTTGTTGATATGATGGAACAGGAAATGTCAAAATTTTTTGATGGGGAAATGATTCGGCATTTTGAAGATGAAGTATTTAAATTAGGATAA
- a CDS encoding RNA polymerase subunit sigma, producing MLKNIFEDIRKKGSFSFEKIIENHTMNDDEFFEFLKFVHLENIPEVRTSTDGSDFIVLEDENIFIEEKDTIKLYLENIKEKYEELKKKSENEKEKEELIDKYLKIAVKESLLYSKYGFSFLDTVQEATLGIMSGLKYYNEIMKITKEPEFFVKNFAVKYILEFQKELLKDIKSSELSYILYLKVKVDKSMGFSMDEISKQMNVSTEYIEQLEKLFDEVEPEELIGNSQILEKADKITQMYILENIPKKLNYLDEQILVMTYGLDDKVYTEKEIAKSLNISSHNVNILKEKALNKLSIDLMRNEFVENSEDADYTIN from the coding sequence ATGCTAAAAAATATTTTTGAAGACATTAGAAAAAAAGGAAGTTTCAGCTTTGAAAAAATTATAGAAAATCATACGATGAATGATGATGAATTTTTTGAGTTTTTAAAATTTGTTCATTTGGAAAATATTCCAGAAGTTAGGACTTCAACTGACGGAAGTGATTTTATAGTTCTGGAGGATGAAAATATATTTATTGAAGAAAAAGATACAATAAAATTATATTTGGAAAATATAAAGGAAAAATATGAGGAACTTAAGAAAAAAAGTGAAAATGAGAAAGAAAAGGAAGAATTAATTGATAAATACTTAAAAATCGCAGTAAAAGAAAGCCTGCTTTATTCAAAATACGGATTTTCATTTCTGGATACAGTTCAGGAAGCTACACTTGGAATTATGTCGGGCTTGAAATATTACAATGAAATTATGAAAATTACAAAGGAGCCTGAATTTTTTGTAAAAAATTTTGCTGTAAAGTATATTTTGGAATTTCAGAAGGAACTTTTGAAAGACATTAAGTCATCTGAATTATCGTATATTTTATATTTGAAAGTAAAAGTCGATAAAAGCATGGGATTTTCAATGGATGAAATTAGCAAGCAGATGAATGTTTCAACAGAATACATCGAACAGCTTGAAAAACTGTTTGACGAGGTGGAGCCGGAGGAACTGATTGGAAATTCGCAGATATTGGAAAAGGCTGATAAAATTACACAAATGTATATTTTAGAAAATATTCCAAAGAAACTGAATTATCTGGATGAGCAGATTTTAGTTATGACTTATGGACTGGATGATAAGGTTTATACAGAAAAGGAAATAGCAAAATCTTTAAATATTTCAAGCCACAATGTAAATATTTTAAAGGAAAAGGCGCTTAATAAGCTGTCAATTGACTTGATGAGAAATGAGTTTGTGGAAAATAGCGAAGATGCAGATTATACAATAAATTAA
- the rpoD gene encoding RNA polymerase sigma factor RpoD produces MSDKKQNLKNSLANFIKQAREQKVVSYEEINSVLSIGFSTEKIDQLIKKLTDDGVQIVNTKKEKEDLLKVPDSLADIEKMEISDFEDSHDEFVENEIDDSEVDKLLQTDLLKMAESMDVDEPIKMYLREIGQIPLLSYEEEIDYAQRVLNGEEEAKQKLIESNLRLVVSIAKKHTNRGLKMLDLIQEGNMGLMKAVEKFEYEKGFKFSTYATWWIRQAITRAIADQGRTIRIPVHMIETINKIKKESRIILQETGKEPTAEELAEKLELPVEKVKSILEMNQDPISLETPVGSEEDSELGDFVEDDKFANPYDATTRVLLKEQLDEVLKTLNEREEMVLRYRYGLDDGSQKTLEEVGKIFNVTRERIRQIEVKALRKLRHPSRRKKLEDYRS; encoded by the coding sequence ATGTCTGATAAAAAACAAAATTTAAAAAATAGTCTCGCAAATTTTATAAAACAGGCACGAGAGCAAAAAGTTGTAAGTTACGAAGAAATAAATTCTGTTTTATCTATTGGATTTTCAACTGAAAAAATTGATCAATTAATAAAAAAACTGACTGATGACGGTGTTCAAATTGTAAATACGAAAAAAGAAAAAGAGGACTTGCTGAAAGTTCCTGATTCTTTAGCGGACATTGAAAAGATGGAAATATCAGATTTTGAAGATTCCCATGATGAATTTGTAGAGAATGAAATCGACGATTCGGAAGTGGATAAATTATTACAGACAGATCTATTGAAAATGGCGGAAAGTATGGATGTGGACGAACCAATAAAAATGTACCTGCGTGAAATCGGACAAATTCCATTGCTTAGCTATGAAGAGGAAATTGACTATGCTCAAAGGGTTTTAAACGGAGAAGAGGAAGCGAAACAGAAATTAATCGAGTCAAATTTAAGACTTGTTGTAAGTATCGCTAAAAAGCATACAAATCGTGGCTTAAAAATGCTCGATTTGATTCAGGAGGGAAATATGGGGCTTATGAAAGCCGTAGAAAAATTTGAATATGAAAAAGGGTTTAAATTTTCCACTTATGCAACTTGGTGGATTAGACAGGCAATAACACGTGCGATTGCAGATCAGGGAAGAACAATAAGAATACCTGTTCATATGATTGAAACAATTAACAAAATCAAAAAGGAAAGCCGTATTATTTTACAGGAAACTGGAAAAGAGCCGACAGCGGAGGAATTAGCCGAAAAGTTAGAATTGCCAGTGGAAAAGGTAAAAAGCATCCTTGAAATGAATCAGGATCCAATTTCGCTTGAAACGCCCGTTGGAAGTGAAGAAGACAGCGAACTTGGAGATTTTGTGGAAGATGACAAATTTGCAAATCCTTATGATGCAACAACAAGGGTTCTGTTAAAGGAACAGCTTGACGAAGTTCTAAAAACATTAAATGAGCGTGAGGAAATGGTACTCAGATATAGATATGGGTTGGATGACGGTTCTCAAAAAACACTGGAGGAAGTTGGAAAAATATTCAATGTTACAAGAGAGCGAATCAGACAGATTGAGGTAAAAGCGTTAAGAAAATTAAGACATCCGAGCAGAAGAAAAAAATTGGAAGATTACAGGAGCTAA
- the dnaG gene encoding DNA primase, producing the protein MIYDEKEIQKLIDNLDIVQVIGEYVNLKKAGSDYKGLSPFKDEKTPSFTVSPVKNIFKDFSTQIGGNVISFYMKINDIGFIQAVEELSRKYNIPLKKNEKFQLINQKINEKQAENKEYFEIMNKAQIFFENNVEKYNEALEYMKNRDFSLENMKKFKIGFASNVRDGLFQYLVEENFPEEKIIKLGLAKRNENGEIYDSFRNRIIFPIYNIEGKIVAFGGRIIEKNTNLPKYLNSPDSPIFKKGNELFGIKYQGENVRKKGFAMLMEGYLDVLTAQKNGFENAVASLGTAFTEEQAQLLKKYTDKILISYDNDEAGKNAVIKASYILKKYDFDVKCLVMDGAEKDPDEFLRKNGKKAFIEVVKKSEEVFDFLTREASKDLNLEDISGERKFIERLKPFFSNVTNNLTKNLYLQKLATNFNINEFIVKEELKDLSKEVLKRKKRISYENWKVQCKKEKKDLNIELEEQTLTYILEFYNSEREKCEELLNKKFSYPIFNELVEKLTVINFDIMQLDKTDISEESREIITKLKLRGDNGIKDEESYFKAVYSGWLKREIDDERRKSDEKNDKIRKFKLKRILTKLENISKIDEIEKLYDEFILIRRPGYV; encoded by the coding sequence ATGATTTATGATGAAAAAGAGATACAAAAATTAATTGATAATCTGGATATTGTGCAAGTGATTGGAGAATATGTAAATTTAAAAAAGGCAGGTTCAGATTATAAAGGATTATCTCCTTTTAAAGATGAAAAAACCCCATCCTTTACAGTCAGTCCAGTGAAAAATATTTTTAAAGACTTTAGTACACAGATTGGCGGAAATGTAATTTCATTTTATATGAAAATTAACGACATTGGATTTATTCAAGCAGTGGAAGAATTATCACGAAAATATAATATTCCGTTAAAGAAAAATGAAAAGTTTCAGCTGATTAATCAGAAAATAAATGAGAAACAAGCCGAAAACAAAGAATATTTTGAAATAATGAACAAAGCTCAAATTTTTTTTGAAAATAATGTGGAAAAATATAACGAAGCATTAGAATATATGAAAAATCGGGATTTTTCTTTAGAAAATATGAAAAAATTTAAAATTGGATTTGCTTCTAACGTACGAGATGGATTATTTCAGTATTTGGTAGAAGAAAACTTTCCAGAAGAAAAAATAATAAAGCTGGGACTTGCTAAAAGAAATGAAAATGGAGAAATTTATGACAGCTTTAGAAACAGGATAATTTTTCCGATTTATAATATTGAAGGTAAAATAGTGGCATTTGGAGGGCGTATAATTGAGAAGAATACCAATTTGCCAAAATATCTTAATTCACCAGACTCGCCTATTTTTAAAAAAGGAAATGAACTTTTTGGAATAAAGTATCAAGGGGAAAATGTTAGGAAAAAGGGCTTTGCAATGTTAATGGAAGGTTACTTGGATGTATTGACGGCACAGAAGAATGGCTTTGAAAATGCGGTGGCAAGTCTTGGAACGGCATTTACCGAGGAACAGGCTCAGCTTTTGAAAAAATATACAGATAAGATATTAATTTCATATGATAATGACGAGGCTGGGAAAAATGCGGTAATAAAGGCAAGTTATATTTTGAAAAAATATGATTTTGATGTAAAATGCCTTGTTATGGATGGCGCAGAAAAAGATCCTGACGAATTTTTGAGAAAAAATGGGAAAAAGGCGTTTATAGAAGTTGTAAAAAAATCAGAGGAAGTGTTTGATTTTTTGACTAGAGAGGCTTCAAAGGATTTGAATCTGGAAGATATAAGCGGAGAGAGAAAATTTATAGAAAGGTTAAAACCGTTTTTTTCCAACGTTACAAACAATCTTACTAAAAATCTCTATTTACAAAAATTGGCAACTAATTTTAATATTAATGAATTTATTGTAAAGGAAGAGTTGAAGGATTTATCGAAAGAAGTTTTAAAGCGAAAAAAAAGAATAAGCTATGAAAACTGGAAAGTTCAATGTAAAAAGGAAAAAAAAGACTTAAATATCGAGCTGGAAGAACAGACGCTCACTTATATTTTGGAATTTTACAATTCTGAAAGGGAAAAGTGCGAGGAATTGCTAAACAAAAAGTTTAGTTATCCAATATTTAATGAACTTGTAGAAAAATTAACGGTAATAAATTTTGACATAATGCAGCTTGATAAAACAGATATTTCTGAGGAAAGCAGGGAAATTATTACGAAGCTGAAATTACGAGGGGATAACGGCATTAAAGATGAGGAAAGCTACTTCAAGGCGGTTTATTCTGGATGGCTTAAACGTGAAATAGATGATGAGAGAAGAAAAAGTGATGAAAAGAATGATAAAATAAGGAAATTTAAATTGAAAAGGATATTAACAAAGTTAGAAAATATTAGTAAAATTGATGAAATTGAAAAATTATATGATGAATTTATATTGATAAGGAGACCGGGTTATGTCTGA
- a CDS encoding DNA-directed RNA polymerase subunit omega, which produces MKKEKITIDELLTKIPNKYELAIISGKIAKKEFAKGKQKSEIMDEVFKDIMDDEVEVIRENNEEN; this is translated from the coding sequence ATGAAAAAAGAAAAAATAACAATAGATGAGCTATTGACTAAAATACCTAATAAATATGAACTTGCGATTATTTCGGGAAAAATTGCAAAAAAGGAATTTGCTAAAGGAAAACAGAAATCAGAAATAATGGATGAAGTTTTTAAGGACATAATGGACGACGAAGTGGAAGTTATTCGTGAAAATAATGAAGAAAATTAA
- the gmk gene encoding guanylate kinase, giving the protein MKGKLIIVSGPSGSGKSTVTKLVKDRLNIPLSISATTRQPRVGEIDRKDYFFLTKEIFEQKIRNDEFYEYANVHGNYYGTLKEVVERNLNKGLNVILEIDVQGALIVKEKKKDAILVFFRTKDMETLENRLRNRKTDSEEVIQLRLKNAAKELEYEPKYDYTIINNDIEQSCKELINIINS; this is encoded by the coding sequence ATGAAAGGAAAACTAATTATCGTTTCAGGGCCATCAGGCTCAGGAAAATCAACAGTCACAAAATTAGTAAAGGATAGACTGAATATCCCATTATCAATATCAGCTACAACTCGACAGCCAAGAGTCGGAGAAATCGACAGAAAAGACTACTTTTTTTTAACTAAGGAAATATTTGAACAAAAAATAAGAAATGATGAATTTTATGAATATGCAAACGTCCATGGTAATTATTACGGAACATTGAAGGAAGTAGTGGAAAGAAATTTAAATAAAGGCTTAAATGTAATTCTGGAAATTGATGTTCAAGGTGCATTAATTGTGAAGGAAAAGAAAAAAGACGCTATTCTTGTATTCTTTAGGACAAAGGATATGGAAACGCTGGAAAATAGGCTTCGTAATAGAAAAACTGACAGTGAGGAAGTCATTCAGCTGCGTTTAAAAAATGCGGCAAAGGAGCTGGAATATGAGCCAAAATACGACTATACCATAATAAATAACGATATTGAGCAGTCTTGCAAAGAACTGATAAATATTATTAATTCCTAA